A DNA window from Paenibacillus andongensis contains the following coding sequences:
- a CDS encoding carbohydrate ABC transporter permease produces MALYSNHAGKPSVKTFRNSIIFILLLLFALATIFPIYFMVISSFADPVEAGAVSYSILPSKFTFASFKYFFDYSEYSYRWILNSLIVATTVMVSNVIFASMAGYAFSKLRFKGRGVLFAVLLVSMMIPYQVTQVPLYILVVNVFELQNTYSALIMPGIVTVYNIFLAKQFMSSIPNEIMESAKIEGCSQFTIYWRIILPLSKTVLAVMAILTFMDSWNTFFWPLLVTNTMDMQTIQVGLKNFRFANTTFIAPMMAGATISALPMFILFFSLQKYFLEGVTVGAVKG; encoded by the coding sequence ATGGCTTTATACAGCAATCATGCAGGAAAACCTAGCGTAAAAACCTTTCGTAATTCAATCATTTTTATACTCCTTCTACTTTTTGCTTTGGCGACGATATTTCCGATCTATTTCATGGTCATTTCATCCTTTGCTGATCCGGTTGAGGCCGGAGCGGTAAGCTACTCCATTTTACCAAGCAAGTTTACATTCGCTTCCTTCAAATATTTCTTTGATTATAGCGAGTATTCGTATCGTTGGATTTTGAACTCGCTAATCGTGGCGACTACCGTGATGGTGTCCAATGTTATTTTTGCCAGCATGGCCGGATATGCATTTTCTAAACTTCGTTTTAAAGGGAGAGGCGTGCTGTTTGCGGTGCTGCTTGTCTCCATGATGATTCCTTACCAAGTTACGCAAGTTCCTTTGTATATTCTGGTTGTTAATGTGTTTGAGCTGCAAAATACGTACAGCGCGTTAATTATGCCGGGTATCGTTACGGTATATAATATTTTTCTGGCTAAACAGTTTATGAGCAGCATCCCGAACGAGATTATGGAAAGCGCCAAGATCGAAGGGTGCAGCCAGTTCACGATCTATTGGAGAATCATTCTGCCTTTGTCCAAAACCGTGCTTGCCGTCATGGCAATTCTAACGTTTATGGATAGCTGGAACACATTCTTCTGGCCTCTGCTTGTTACCAATACGATGGATATGCAGACGATTCAAGTCGGACTCAAAAACTTCCGTTTCGCCAATACGACGTTTATCGCGCCGATGATGGCGGGGGCTACGATCTCTGCACTGCCGATGTTTATTCTTTTTTTCAGCTTGCAAAAGTACTTCTTAGAAGGTGTAACGGTAGGTGCGGTGAAGGGCTAA